TCGCACGGCTCAGTTAACCCAGAGCACCTTAGGAGAAAGGGGCATCCTGATTAGCATCGTTGTAATAGCAGCCACCTTTGGGGTAGAAAAATTAATTTTCAAACAAACAGTGCTGGATGCACTGCGATCGCTAAGTTTGGGATTTCCTAGTCTGCGTACAATGCTGGTTGCGATCTTCATTTGTGTGATGCTTTTAGCGTTCTATCCAGCTTTTTCAATGGTAACAGGAGCCAAACTAACCTTGCGCGATAACTGGATTGGGGTATCGTTAGGCTTGTTTGCCCAGGCAGGAATAGCAGAGGAAGTCTTATTTCGAGGCTATCTGTTTGAACATCTCCGCAGAGGACGGACATTTTGGCATGCGGCACTCCTTTCGTTACTGCCCTTTGTCGCGGTGCATGTCTTACTGTTTGCATC
The Leptolyngbya sp. 'hensonii' DNA segment above includes these coding regions:
- a CDS encoding CPBP family intramembrane glutamic endopeptidase; its protein translation is MIPESQHQQFSWHELGKIFAGFLCIWFVFDRTAQLTQSTLGERGILISIVVIAATFGVEKLIFKQTVLDALRSLSLGFPSLRTMLVAIFICVMLLAFYPAFSMVTGAKLTLRDNWIGVSLGLFAQAGIAEEVLFRGYLFEHLRRGRTFWHAALLSLLPFVAVHVLLFASLHWIIALASTLLAVATTFPLCYFYDLNRRTIWASALIHWIMQGAIKLVIVPNDFSLAISLSWMAMCATVPYIVFVSCKQLDH